AAGTGCGGGCCGAAGCCGCCGTCGCCGGTCGCGTAGAGCCGCGCCTCGTCGGCGAGGACCGCCCAGCCGCTCCACAGCGTCCGGTTCCGGTCATCCAGGAAGCGGCCCGAGAAGTGGCGGGCCGGCGTGCACACGAGGCGGATGCCCGCGACCTCGGCCTCGTCCCACCAGTCGCACTCCGTGATCCGGTCCGCCGGCACGCCCCACCGCTCGAGGTGCGCGCCGACGCCGAGCGGACACACCCACCGCGGCACCCGATCCGCTAGCCGGCGGACCGTCGCGTGGTCGAGGTGGTCGTAGTGGTCGTGCGTCAGGACGACGGCGTCGAGGTCGGGGACCTCGGCAAGCCGCAGCGGCGGCTCGAAAAAGCGGGCGACGCCGAAGAGCGGACCCGGCGATGCGTTCCGGCTGAACACGGGGTCGATCAAGAGCCGCCGGCCTGCGATCTCGACGAGCGTCGTCCCGTGCCCGAGCCACGTCAGGCGGAGCCGCTGCGGCGCCTCGAAGTCGGCGCGGGTGCGGGCGACGGTGGGAATGGGCGCGTCGGGCGTGCGGAGGCCGTCGCCGCCGAAAAACCACTCCCAGATGGCGCCGGGCGAGCCGGATGACCGCATCGGGAGCGGGTTGCGGAACGCGCCACCGTCCCACTGCGGGGACCGACGCATCCGGTCGAGGCGGGCGCCCTCGGGCGCGGCGCCGAACGTCGGGTGGCGGAGGGCGGCGAGCGTGCCGCCGACGGCGCCGGCGACGAGGCCGCCGGCCACGAGATTGCGGGACAAGGACATCGTCTACTTGAGTTGAGAGCGGAGGAGAGTGTCGAAGGCGCGGTCGGGGAGGAGGGCGCGAGCGGTCAGGAGCGCCCGCGCGTTGGCGCCGGCGACGTAGCGCGTCTTGGGCGAGTCGGCCTCGACGGCCTCGACGATCACGTCGGCGATGACGGTCGGCGGGGAGCCCTCGGACCCCTCGAACAGCCGCGTCATCTTGGCGGTGAGGTCGGCGTAGGGTCCGGACCCCGACGTCTCGTCCATGTGGTCCTGGGCGATGTCGCTCCACTCCGTCCGGATCGCGCCAGGCTCCACGATCACCACGTCGACGCCGTGCTCGGCGAGCTCCATGCGGAGGCTGTCGGAGAACCCCTCGAGGGCGTGCTTCGTGGCGTGGTACCAGGCGCCGAGCGGGAAGTAGACCTTGCCGCCCATCGACGACACGTTGACAATCGTCCCCGACTTCTGCGCGCGCATCGACGGGAGCACGAGCTGGATCATCCGCGCGAGGCCGAACAGGTTGACCTCGAACTGGCGGCGGGCCTCGTCGATCGGGACCTCCTCGACGGCGCCGTAGGAGCCGTACCCGGCGTTGTTGACGAGGGCGTCGACCCGCCCTTCGGCGTCGAGGATCGTCTGGACGGCGGCCTCCATCGAGGCGTCGTCGGTGACGTCGAGCGCGAGGGCGTGGCCGCCGCGCGCGCCGAGGTGGGCCATCCGATCGACGCGGCGGGCGGCGCCGTAGACCGTGTGGCCGCGCTCGAGGAGCGCCTCGGCCGTCGCCAGGCCGATGCCCGACGAGGCGCCGGTGACGAGGATGACCTGCTTGGACGTCGACATGGGAGGCGGGGGAAAGGAGAGCTCTCTACCGGGCGCGCCCCTTGATGTTTCAAAGATTGAACCATCCGATTGTGAAACCACCGTGCGCCGTTTCGGTACCTTCCGGCCCGCCTCGACGCCCCGGTGCCCGACCCCACGCCCGACCAGCTCCACGCCTTCGCGGCGTCGCTCCGCACGCTCAGCGTGCTGTTCGCCCGCGTGGCCGCCGAGCAGTCGGCCGCGCACGGGACGTTCGGGAAGCAGGAGCTCCGCGCGCTCGACGTGCTGGGCGTCCGCGGGCCGAGCCGGATGGGGGAGCTGGCCGAGCACCTCGGGGTGGGCCAGAGCGCCGTGACGCCGCTCGTCGACCGGCTCGTGGAGGCGGGCACCGTCCGCCGGCGGCAGAGCGAGGCCGACCGCCGCGTGTGGCTCGTGGAGTTGACGGACGACGGCGAGGGCGTCTTCCAGGCCGAGAGCGCGGCGTACGAGCGCGTCGCCGCGGCCATGCTCGACCCGCTCACCGAGGCGGACCGGGAGGCGCTCCTCGGGCTGTTGGCGCGCGTGGGCGAGGCCGTCGAAGCGAAAGTGTGAGATTGAGCAGTGAGGGGCGTCCAACGAGGAGGACGATCTGCGCGCGTCTGGGCGGGTTTCGTGGCGTCTGGGGCGTCGGCATGGCGGTTGTGTCACGAGAGTGTGACCTCGCCCGCTCTTGTCGCGGCTCTCTCCGTGCGCCCCACCCAGCGCGACTGCGACCCCACCACTCTCCCCAGTCATGAACCGATCGCTTCTTACGACGGCCGCACTCGCCGGCCTCTTCGCGCTGACCGGCTGTGCTAGCTACGGCCCCTATGGCGGTTACGGTGGCTATGGCGGCTCCGGCGACTACCGACGCGCCCCGAACCACGACGGCAACTACGGCCGGACCTCGGAGTACCGGCGGAACGTCGAGCGCGACGCGAACCAGTACGTCAACGAGCTCGACCGTTACCTCCGGATCTCGAACCGTGAGGAGCGCGCCATCCGCGACCTCCTCGTCCGGCGGACCTACGACCTCCTCGACCGGACGTCCTACGGCCGCCACGGCGGCGTCTACCCGTTCCCCCGCCGCGCCGGCCGCGCGCGGAGCTGGTGGTCGCAGGTCGACCGCGACATCGAGCGGATCCTCGACCGGCGCTACCGCGAGCCGTACCGCTACTACAACCAGCACGGTGGCCAGCGCTACAACGAGTACTACCGTCACCGCCAGTACGACGATCGTCGCGGCTGGTACGACACGCGCCGCGACAACCGCTACGACCGGCGAGACGACCGCCGTGACGATCGGTACGACCGCCGCGATGACCGCAGAGACGACCGTCGCGACGACGCCCGTCGGGCCCGCGAGCGCGACCAGCGCCGAGCCGCCGAGCGGCGGGCCGAGGAGCGTCGGGAGCAGCAGCGCCGCGAGGCGCGACGCGCCCAGGAGCGCCGCGAGCAACAGCGCCGGGAGGCCCGCCGCGCTGAGGAGCGCCGCGAGGAGGCCCGCCGTGAGGCGCGCCAGCGTGCCGAGCGCGACCAGCAGCGCCGCGATCAGCGCCGCCGCGCCGAGCGCCGTGACGACCGGCGGGACGACCGCCGCACGGAGCCCCGCCGCGACACGCGCGAGGAGCGTCGGCAGTCCGAGCGCCGCGACGACCGCCGAGAGGACCGGAGCGACCGCCGCCGCGACCGCCGCCGCGGCGACAACGACGACGATTGAGCTCGGGCCGGAGTCGTCCCCCCACGCGCCCGCTTCGGCTCCGGCCGGGGCGGGCGC
This sequence is a window from Rubrivirga marina. Protein-coding genes within it:
- a CDS encoding MBL fold metallo-hydrolase; this translates as MSRNLVAGGLVAGAVGGTLAALRHPTFGAAPEGARLDRMRRSPQWDGGAFRNPLPMRSSGSPGAIWEWFFGGDGLRTPDAPIPTVARTRADFEAPQRLRLTWLGHGTTLVEIAGRRLLIDPVFSRNASPGPLFGVARFFEPPLRLAEVPDLDAVVLTHDHYDHLDHATVRRLADRVPRWVCPLGVGAHLERWGVPADRITECDWWDEAEVAGIRLVCTPARHFSGRFLDDRNRTLWSGWAVLADEARLYATGDGGFGPHFSEVGERLGPFDATLAEVGAYNATWADVHMGPEQAVRAVEEARGGLLVPVHWGTFNLAFHGWTEPAERVVVAAEAAGVPVCVPRPGESIEPTAPPAVERWWPELPWKSADESPVVSSGLDGAVAQAGLSEAA
- a CDS encoding MarR family winged helix-turn-helix transcriptional regulator, producing MPDPTPDQLHAFAASLRTLSVLFARVAAEQSAAHGTFGKQELRALDVLGVRGPSRMGELAEHLGVGQSAVTPLVDRLVEAGTVRRRQSEADRRVWLVELTDDGEGVFQAESAAYERVAAAMLDPLTEADREALLGLLARVGEAVEAKV
- a CDS encoding oxidoreductase, which encodes MSTSKQVILVTGASSGIGLATAEALLERGHTVYGAARRVDRMAHLGARGGHALALDVTDDASMEAAVQTILDAEGRVDALVNNAGYGSYGAVEEVPIDEARRQFEVNLFGLARMIQLVLPSMRAQKSGTIVNVSSMGGKVYFPLGAWYHATKHALEGFSDSLRMELAEHGVDVVIVEPGAIRTEWSDIAQDHMDETSGSGPYADLTAKMTRLFEGSEGSPPTVIADVIVEAVEADSPKTRYVAGANARALLTARALLPDRAFDTLLRSQLK